A section of the Ictalurus punctatus breed USDA103 chromosome 8, Coco_2.0, whole genome shotgun sequence genome encodes:
- the LOC108268426 gene encoding plasma membrane calcium-transporting ATPase 1 isoform X1 produces MARNSRRGSKYKADANHDADFGCTLQELRLLMELRGTEGVQRIQECYGDIQGLCSRLKSSPIDGLSINADDLARRKELFGKNFIPPKKPKTFLQLVWEALQDVTLIILEVAAVISLGLSFYRPPDAERENCGRAAGGVEDDSEADTGWIEGAAILLSVICVVLVTAFNDWSKEKQFRGLQNRIEQEQKFTVVRGGQVIQVPVFEIVVGDITQVKYGDLLPADGVLIQGNDLKIDESSLTGESDHVRKTLDKDPMLLSGTHVMEGSGKMLVTAVGLNSQTGIIFSLLGAGEDEGEDEKEEKERKKKKKEEKKKEKERQKMERKDKKDKRTDRQQDVSDKYNDKDGVGAEGQILSSEDGTVVEDKKKSSLPKKEKSVLQGKLTKLAVQIGKAGLFMSAITVIILVVLFLVDTFYIQGLPWIKDCTPIYIQFFVKFFIIGVTVLVVAVPEGLPLAVTISLAYSVKKMMNDNNLVRHLDACETMGNATAICSDKTGTLTMNRMTVVQVYVGDRHYRRVPEPDLVHSKILDLLIIGISVNCAYTSKIMPPEKEGGLPRQVGNKTECALLGFTLDLGRDYQIIRKEYPEEKLFKVYTFNSARKSMSTVLKNYDGSYRMFSKGASEILLKKCCKILTASGDSMVFKPRDRDDVLNNVIEPMALDGLRTICLAYRDFPASEGEPDWDNEADILTGLTCICVVGIEDPVRPEVPDAIKKCQRAGITVRMVTGDNINTARTIASKCGILSPGDDFLCLEGKEFNRRIRNELGEIKQERIDKIWPKLRVLARSSPTDKHTLVKGIIDSTALEQRQVVAVTGDGTNDGPALKKADVGFAMGIAGTDVAKEASDIILTDDNFTSIVKAVMWGRNVYDSISKFLQFQLTVNVVAVVVAFTGACILQDSPLKAVQMLWVNLIMDTFASLALATEPPTEALLLRKPYGRNKPLISRTMMKNILGHAVYQLTIIFTLLFAGEKIFDIDNGRNAPLHAPPSEHYTIVFNTFVMMQLFNEFNARKIHGERNVFDGIFNNLIFCSIVFGTFVIQIVIVQFGGKPFSCVGLSIEQWLWCVFLGFGCLIWGQLITTIPTSRLKFLKTAGHGTQKEEIPEEELEEMEALDEIDHAEMELRRGQVLWCRGLNRIQTQIRVVNAFREALSPYEGLETPESRSSIHNFMTHPEFRIEDSDLAIPLIDETESEEDGPRKCSFVPSAIPSRISSPNQNNNSANSRTFHHYKDLKTIPQTPGSPMHSLETSL; encoded by the exons GGCTGAGCATAAATGCTGATGACCTTGCAAGAAGAAaagaactatttggaaaaaattTCATACCTCCAAAAAAGCCAAAAACATTCCTTCAGTTAGTGTGGGAAGCACTGCAGGATGTGACACTAATTATTTTGGAAGTTGCAGCCGTGATCTCCTTAGGCCTTTCTTTCTATAGACCTCCAGATGctgaaagagaaa ACTGTGGAAGAGCTGCAGGAGGAGTGGAGGATGACAGTGAAGCAGATACAGGATGGATAGAGGGTGCTGCCATCCTTTTGTCCGTCATATGCGTGGTGCTCGTCACTGCCTTTAATGACTGGAGCAAAGAAAAGCAGTTTCGTGGCTTGCAGAACCGCATTGAACAGGAGCAAAAGTTCACAGTTGTACGAGGAGGCCAAGTCATTCAGGTTCCTGTGTTCGAGATTGTTGTTGGAGACATCACTCAAGTAAAATATG GTGACCTCCTTCCTGCTGACGGCGTACTAATCCAAGGAAATGATCTAAAAATTGACGAGAGCTCCCTCACAGGAGAGTCTGACCAtgtcagaaagacactggacaaaGATCCCATGCTACTCTCAG GCACTCATGTTATGGAGGGGTCAGGAAAGATGTTGGTCACTGCAGTGGGCTTGAATTCTCAGACTGGTATCATCTTCAGCCTCCTCGGTGCAGGAGAGGATGAAGGAGaggatgaaaaagaagaaaaggagcggaagaaaaagaagaaggaggaaaagaagaaagaaaaagaaaggcaaaagatggagagaaaagaCAAGAAGGACAAAAGAA cagacagacagcaagaTGTATCGGACAAATACAATG ATAAAGATGGAGTAGGTGCTGAAGGCCAGATTCTCAGCAGTGAGGATGGGACAGTGGTTGAGGACAAAAAGAAATCCAGTCtgccaaagaaagaaaaatctgtaCTTCAAGGGAAGCTCACCAAATTAGCTGTGCAAATTGGAAAAGCAG GCCTTTTCATGTCAGCCATCACAGTCATTATCTTGGTGGTGCTCTTTTTGGTGGACACTTTCTATATCCAAGGACTTCCATGGATTAAAGACTGCACCCCTATCTATATCCAGTTCTTTGTCAAGTTCTTCATTATTGGAGTCACTGTGTTGGTCGTTGCTGTGCCTGAGGGACTTCCTCTTGCTGTCACCATCTCATTAGCGTACTCTGTCAAA AAAATGATGAATGATAACAACTTGGTCAGACACTTGGACGCATGTGAGACGATGGGAAATGCCACTGCCATCTGCTCAGATAAGACGGGCACGTTAACCATGAACAGAATGACTGTGGTGCAGGTGTATGTGGGAGACAGACACTACAGGAGGGTACCTGAACCTGACCTCGTTCACAGCAAGATCTTGGATCTACTGATCATTGGCATTAGTGTTAACTGTGCATATACTTCTAAGATCATG CCACCTGAGAAGGAAGGTGGACTACCTCGTCAGGTGGGGAACAAAACGGAATGTGCCTTGCTGGGGTTTACGCTTGACTTGGGCCGAGACTACCAAATCATCCGCAAAGAATATCCAGAAGAGAAGCTTTTCAAAGTATACACCTTCAACTCTGCGAGAAAATCCATGAGCACAGTGCTGAAAAATTATGATGGAAGTTACCGGATGTTCAGCAAAGGAGCCTCTGAAATTCTCCTGAAGAA GTGCTGTAAAATCTTAACAGCTAGCGGTGATTCCATGGTCTTCAAGCCTAGAGATCGAGACGACGTGCTGAATAACGTGATCGAGCCCATGGCTTTAGACGGTTTGAGGACAATCTGCCTGGCCTACAGGGATTTTCCTGCCTCAGAGGGGGAACCAGACTGGGACAATGAGGCCGACATCCTCACAGGCCTCACTTGCATCTGTGTCGTGGGCATTGAAGATCCTGTACGGCCAGAG GTCCCTGATGCCATTAAAAAATGCCAGCGGGCAGGAATCACAGTACGTATGGTCACCGGCGACAACATTAACACTGCCCGCACTATTGCCAGTAAGTGTGGCATCCTCAGTCCTGGAGATGATTTCCTTTGCCTTGAGGGCAAAGAATTCAACAGGCGAATACGCAATGAACTAGGAGAG ATTAAACAAGAGCGTATTGACAAGATTTGGCCTAAACTGCGTGTGTTGGCAAGATCCTCTCCCACAGATAAGCATACATTAGTAAAAG GTATAATCGATAGCACAGCTTTAGAGCAAAGGCAAGTAGTAGCTGTAACAGGAGATGGAACAAATGATGGCCCTGCCTTGAAGAAAGCTGATGTTGGCTTTGCCATG GGCATTGCTGGAACAGATGTAGCCAAAGAGGCCTCCGACATTATCTTGACAGATGACAACTTCACCAGCATAGTGAAAGCTGTGATGTGGGGACGAAATGTCTATGACAGCATCTCAAAGTTCCTGCAATTTCAACTGACAGTCAATGTAGTGGCTGTAGTCGTGGCATTCACTGGCGCCTGTATCCTACAg GACTCTCCACTAAAAGCAGTCCAGATGTTGTGGGTAAACCTGATCATGGACACATTTGCATCACTGGCTCTGGCCACCGAGCCACCCACTGAGGCTTTACTGCTGAGGAAACCCTACGGTCGCAACAAGCCCCTAATCTCCAGAACCATGATGAAGAACATTTTGGGTCATGCTGTATACCAACTCACTATCATCTTTACTCTGTTGTTTGCTG GTGAGAAGATCTTTGATATTGACAACGGCAGGAATGCTCCTTTACATGCCCCTCCTTCAGAACACTACACAATCGTCTTCAATACCTTTGTCATGATGCAACTCTTCAATGAGTTCAACGCTCGCAAGATCCATGGCGAGAGGAATGTGTTTGATGGCATCTTCAACAACCTGATCTTCTGCTCCATTGTTTTTGGCACATTTGTTATCCAG ATTGTGATTGTGCAATTTGGTGGAAAGCCCTTCAGTTGTGTAGGACTTAGTATTGAACAGTGGCTTTGGTGTGTCTTTCTTGGCTTTGGGTGCCTCATCTGGGGTCAG TTGATAACCACGATTCCCACAAGTCGGTTGAAGTTCCTGAAGACTGCTGGCCATGGTACCCAGAAGGAGGAGATCCCAGAAGAGGAACTGGAGGAGATGGAGGCACTGGATGAGATCGACCATGCTGAGATGGAATTGAGAAGAGGACAGGTCCTCTGGTGCAGGGGCCTCAACAGAATCCAGACACAA attCGTGTGGTAAATGCCTTCCGGGAAGCCTTGTCCCCTTATGAAGGCTTGGAAACTCCAGAATCTAGAAGCTCCATCCACAACTTCATGACCCACCCAGAGTTCCGCATTGAAGACTCTGATCTGGCCATTCCCCTAATTGATGAAACAGAGTCTGAGGAAGATGGACCAAGAAAATGCAGTTTTGTACCATCAGCCATTCCTTCTCGCATATCTTCACCTAACCAGAACAATAATTCTGCCAACAGCAGAACATTTCATCACTACAAGGACTTAAAGACCATTCCTCAAACCCCTGGTAGTCCCATGCACAGTCTGGAGACATCACTGTGA
- the LOC108268426 gene encoding plasma membrane calcium-transporting ATPase 1 isoform X2: protein MARNSRRGSKYKADANHDADFGCTLQELRLLMELRGTEGVQRIQECYGDIQGLCSRLKSSPIDGLSINADDLARRKELFGKNFIPPKKPKTFLQLVWEALQDVTLIILEVAAVISLGLSFYRPPDAERENCGRAAGGVEDDSEADTGWIEGAAILLSVICVVLVTAFNDWSKEKQFRGLQNRIEQEQKFTVVRGGQVIQVPVFEIVVGDITQVKYGDLLPADGVLIQGNDLKIDESSLTGESDHVRKTLDKDPMLLSGTHVMEGSGKMLVTAVGLNSQTGIIFSLLGAGEDEGEDEKEEKERKKKKKEEKKKEKERQKMERKDKKDKRNRQQDVSDKYNDKDGVGAEGQILSSEDGTVVEDKKKSSLPKKEKSVLQGKLTKLAVQIGKAGLFMSAITVIILVVLFLVDTFYIQGLPWIKDCTPIYIQFFVKFFIIGVTVLVVAVPEGLPLAVTISLAYSVKKMMNDNNLVRHLDACETMGNATAICSDKTGTLTMNRMTVVQVYVGDRHYRRVPEPDLVHSKILDLLIIGISVNCAYTSKIMPPEKEGGLPRQVGNKTECALLGFTLDLGRDYQIIRKEYPEEKLFKVYTFNSARKSMSTVLKNYDGSYRMFSKGASEILLKKCCKILTASGDSMVFKPRDRDDVLNNVIEPMALDGLRTICLAYRDFPASEGEPDWDNEADILTGLTCICVVGIEDPVRPEVPDAIKKCQRAGITVRMVTGDNINTARTIASKCGILSPGDDFLCLEGKEFNRRIRNELGEIKQERIDKIWPKLRVLARSSPTDKHTLVKGIIDSTALEQRQVVAVTGDGTNDGPALKKADVGFAMGIAGTDVAKEASDIILTDDNFTSIVKAVMWGRNVYDSISKFLQFQLTVNVVAVVVAFTGACILQDSPLKAVQMLWVNLIMDTFASLALATEPPTEALLLRKPYGRNKPLISRTMMKNILGHAVYQLTIIFTLLFAGEKIFDIDNGRNAPLHAPPSEHYTIVFNTFVMMQLFNEFNARKIHGERNVFDGIFNNLIFCSIVFGTFVIQIVIVQFGGKPFSCVGLSIEQWLWCVFLGFGCLIWGQLITTIPTSRLKFLKTAGHGTQKEEIPEEELEEMEALDEIDHAEMELRRGQVLWCRGLNRIQTQIRVVNAFREALSPYEGLETPESRSSIHNFMTHPEFRIEDSDLAIPLIDETESEEDGPRKCSFVPSAIPSRISSPNQNNNSANSRTFHHYKDLKTIPQTPGSPMHSLETSL, encoded by the exons GGCTGAGCATAAATGCTGATGACCTTGCAAGAAGAAaagaactatttggaaaaaattTCATACCTCCAAAAAAGCCAAAAACATTCCTTCAGTTAGTGTGGGAAGCACTGCAGGATGTGACACTAATTATTTTGGAAGTTGCAGCCGTGATCTCCTTAGGCCTTTCTTTCTATAGACCTCCAGATGctgaaagagaaa ACTGTGGAAGAGCTGCAGGAGGAGTGGAGGATGACAGTGAAGCAGATACAGGATGGATAGAGGGTGCTGCCATCCTTTTGTCCGTCATATGCGTGGTGCTCGTCACTGCCTTTAATGACTGGAGCAAAGAAAAGCAGTTTCGTGGCTTGCAGAACCGCATTGAACAGGAGCAAAAGTTCACAGTTGTACGAGGAGGCCAAGTCATTCAGGTTCCTGTGTTCGAGATTGTTGTTGGAGACATCACTCAAGTAAAATATG GTGACCTCCTTCCTGCTGACGGCGTACTAATCCAAGGAAATGATCTAAAAATTGACGAGAGCTCCCTCACAGGAGAGTCTGACCAtgtcagaaagacactggacaaaGATCCCATGCTACTCTCAG GCACTCATGTTATGGAGGGGTCAGGAAAGATGTTGGTCACTGCAGTGGGCTTGAATTCTCAGACTGGTATCATCTTCAGCCTCCTCGGTGCAGGAGAGGATGAAGGAGaggatgaaaaagaagaaaaggagcggaagaaaaagaagaaggaggaaaagaagaaagaaaaagaaaggcaaaagatggagagaaaagaCAAGAAGGACAAAAGAA acagacagcaagaTGTATCGGACAAATACAATG ATAAAGATGGAGTAGGTGCTGAAGGCCAGATTCTCAGCAGTGAGGATGGGACAGTGGTTGAGGACAAAAAGAAATCCAGTCtgccaaagaaagaaaaatctgtaCTTCAAGGGAAGCTCACCAAATTAGCTGTGCAAATTGGAAAAGCAG GCCTTTTCATGTCAGCCATCACAGTCATTATCTTGGTGGTGCTCTTTTTGGTGGACACTTTCTATATCCAAGGACTTCCATGGATTAAAGACTGCACCCCTATCTATATCCAGTTCTTTGTCAAGTTCTTCATTATTGGAGTCACTGTGTTGGTCGTTGCTGTGCCTGAGGGACTTCCTCTTGCTGTCACCATCTCATTAGCGTACTCTGTCAAA AAAATGATGAATGATAACAACTTGGTCAGACACTTGGACGCATGTGAGACGATGGGAAATGCCACTGCCATCTGCTCAGATAAGACGGGCACGTTAACCATGAACAGAATGACTGTGGTGCAGGTGTATGTGGGAGACAGACACTACAGGAGGGTACCTGAACCTGACCTCGTTCACAGCAAGATCTTGGATCTACTGATCATTGGCATTAGTGTTAACTGTGCATATACTTCTAAGATCATG CCACCTGAGAAGGAAGGTGGACTACCTCGTCAGGTGGGGAACAAAACGGAATGTGCCTTGCTGGGGTTTACGCTTGACTTGGGCCGAGACTACCAAATCATCCGCAAAGAATATCCAGAAGAGAAGCTTTTCAAAGTATACACCTTCAACTCTGCGAGAAAATCCATGAGCACAGTGCTGAAAAATTATGATGGAAGTTACCGGATGTTCAGCAAAGGAGCCTCTGAAATTCTCCTGAAGAA GTGCTGTAAAATCTTAACAGCTAGCGGTGATTCCATGGTCTTCAAGCCTAGAGATCGAGACGACGTGCTGAATAACGTGATCGAGCCCATGGCTTTAGACGGTTTGAGGACAATCTGCCTGGCCTACAGGGATTTTCCTGCCTCAGAGGGGGAACCAGACTGGGACAATGAGGCCGACATCCTCACAGGCCTCACTTGCATCTGTGTCGTGGGCATTGAAGATCCTGTACGGCCAGAG GTCCCTGATGCCATTAAAAAATGCCAGCGGGCAGGAATCACAGTACGTATGGTCACCGGCGACAACATTAACACTGCCCGCACTATTGCCAGTAAGTGTGGCATCCTCAGTCCTGGAGATGATTTCCTTTGCCTTGAGGGCAAAGAATTCAACAGGCGAATACGCAATGAACTAGGAGAG ATTAAACAAGAGCGTATTGACAAGATTTGGCCTAAACTGCGTGTGTTGGCAAGATCCTCTCCCACAGATAAGCATACATTAGTAAAAG GTATAATCGATAGCACAGCTTTAGAGCAAAGGCAAGTAGTAGCTGTAACAGGAGATGGAACAAATGATGGCCCTGCCTTGAAGAAAGCTGATGTTGGCTTTGCCATG GGCATTGCTGGAACAGATGTAGCCAAAGAGGCCTCCGACATTATCTTGACAGATGACAACTTCACCAGCATAGTGAAAGCTGTGATGTGGGGACGAAATGTCTATGACAGCATCTCAAAGTTCCTGCAATTTCAACTGACAGTCAATGTAGTGGCTGTAGTCGTGGCATTCACTGGCGCCTGTATCCTACAg GACTCTCCACTAAAAGCAGTCCAGATGTTGTGGGTAAACCTGATCATGGACACATTTGCATCACTGGCTCTGGCCACCGAGCCACCCACTGAGGCTTTACTGCTGAGGAAACCCTACGGTCGCAACAAGCCCCTAATCTCCAGAACCATGATGAAGAACATTTTGGGTCATGCTGTATACCAACTCACTATCATCTTTACTCTGTTGTTTGCTG GTGAGAAGATCTTTGATATTGACAACGGCAGGAATGCTCCTTTACATGCCCCTCCTTCAGAACACTACACAATCGTCTTCAATACCTTTGTCATGATGCAACTCTTCAATGAGTTCAACGCTCGCAAGATCCATGGCGAGAGGAATGTGTTTGATGGCATCTTCAACAACCTGATCTTCTGCTCCATTGTTTTTGGCACATTTGTTATCCAG ATTGTGATTGTGCAATTTGGTGGAAAGCCCTTCAGTTGTGTAGGACTTAGTATTGAACAGTGGCTTTGGTGTGTCTTTCTTGGCTTTGGGTGCCTCATCTGGGGTCAG TTGATAACCACGATTCCCACAAGTCGGTTGAAGTTCCTGAAGACTGCTGGCCATGGTACCCAGAAGGAGGAGATCCCAGAAGAGGAACTGGAGGAGATGGAGGCACTGGATGAGATCGACCATGCTGAGATGGAATTGAGAAGAGGACAGGTCCTCTGGTGCAGGGGCCTCAACAGAATCCAGACACAA attCGTGTGGTAAATGCCTTCCGGGAAGCCTTGTCCCCTTATGAAGGCTTGGAAACTCCAGAATCTAGAAGCTCCATCCACAACTTCATGACCCACCCAGAGTTCCGCATTGAAGACTCTGATCTGGCCATTCCCCTAATTGATGAAACAGAGTCTGAGGAAGATGGACCAAGAAAATGCAGTTTTGTACCATCAGCCATTCCTTCTCGCATATCTTCACCTAACCAGAACAATAATTCTGCCAACAGCAGAACATTTCATCACTACAAGGACTTAAAGACCATTCCTCAAACCCCTGGTAGTCCCATGCACAGTCTGGAGACATCACTGTGA